One window from the genome of Rhinolophus ferrumequinum isolate MPI-CBG mRhiFer1 chromosome 22, mRhiFer1_v1.p, whole genome shotgun sequence encodes:
- the LOC117015313 gene encoding histone H3.1-like — MGGGKMLIFRPSTSVAHLIRKGAPLPIPSPRPVMDRWPAQSEQQSHYIYWCRRLPSAFSFLVSEVVMARTKQTARKSTGGKAPRKQLATKAARKSAPATGGVKKPHRYRPGTVALREIRRYQKSTELLIRKLPFQRLVREIAQDFKTDLRFQSSAVMALQEACEAYLVGLFEDTNLCAIHAKRVTIMPKDIQLARRIRGERA, encoded by the coding sequence ATGGGTGGCGGGAAGATGTTAATTTTCCGTCCGAGCACATCGGTGGCTCATTTGATCAGGAAGGGGGCGCCGCTTCCAATACCGTCCCCGCGACCCGTGATGGACAGATGGCCAGCCCAATCAGAGCAGCAGTCTCATTATATATACTGGTGCAGGCGCCTGCCTTCAGCATTTAGCTTTCTGGTTTCCGAGGTCGTCATGGCTCGCACCAAGCAGACGGCGCGTAAGTCCACGGGCGGGAAGGCCCCGCGGAAGCAGCTGGCCACCAAGGCGGCCCGGAAGAGCGCGCCGGCCACCGGCGGCGTCAAGAAACCGCACCGCTACCGGCCCGGCACGGTGGCGCTGCGCGAGATCCGGCGCTACCAGAAGTCCACGGAGCTGCTGATCCGCAAGCTGCCCTTCCAGCGGCTGGTGCGCGAGATCGCGCAGGACTTCAAGACGGACCTGCGCTTCCAGAGCTCGGCCGTGATGGCGCTGCAGGAGGCTTGCGAGGCCTACCTGGTGGGGCTGTTCGAGGACACCAACCTGTGCGCCATCCACGCCAAGCGCGTCACCATCATGCCCAAGGACATCCAGCTCGCGCGCCGCATCCGCGGGGAGCGGGCCTAA
- the LOC117015319 gene encoding histone H2A type 1, whose amino-acid sequence MSGRGKQGGKARAKAKTRSSRAGLQFPVGRVHRLLRKGNYAERVGAGAPVYLAAVLEYLTAEILELAGNAARDNKKTRIIPRHLQLAIRNDEELNKLLGKVTIAQGGVLPNIQAVLLPKKTESHHKAKGK is encoded by the coding sequence ATGTCTGGACGCGGGAAACAAGGCGGCAAGGCGCGCGCCAAGGCCAAGACGCGCTCGTCGCGGGCCGGCCTGCAGTTCCCCGTGGGCCGCGTGCACCGGCTGCTCCGCAAGGGCAACTACGCCGAGCGGGTCGGGGCCGGCGCGCCCGTGTACCTGGCGGCCGTGCTGGAGTACCTGACGGCCGAGATCCTGGAGCTGGCGGGCAACGCGGCCCGCGACAACAAGAAGACGCGCATCATCCCGCGCCACCTGCAGCTGGCCATCCGCAACGACGAGGAGCTCAACAAGCTGCTGGGCAAGGTCACCATCGCACAGGGCGGCGTCCTGCCCAACATCCAGGCCGTGCTGCTGCCCAAGAAGACCGAGAGCCACCACAAGGCCAAGGGCAAGTAG